One window of Curtobacterium sp. 458 genomic DNA carries:
- the ilvN gene encoding acetolactate synthase small subunit yields MSHVLSLLVEDKPGLLTRVAGLFARRGFNIESLAVGNTEVEGLSRITVVVDVEDLPLEQVTKQLNKLVNVIKIVELDFPQSVQREHMLVKVRVDNQTRSAVLEAVNLFRAQVVDVATDSLVVEVTGDPGKIQAILRVLEPYGIKELARAGLLGMGRGPKSITDRVR; encoded by the coding sequence ATGAGCCACGTCCTCTCCCTGCTCGTCGAGGACAAGCCGGGTCTGCTGACGCGCGTCGCCGGCCTGTTCGCCCGCCGCGGCTTCAACATCGAGTCGCTCGCGGTGGGGAACACCGAGGTCGAGGGGCTGTCCCGCATCACCGTCGTGGTGGACGTCGAGGACCTGCCGCTCGAGCAGGTGACGAAGCAGCTGAACAAGCTGGTCAACGTCATCAAGATCGTCGAGCTCGACTTCCCGCAGTCGGTCCAGCGCGAGCACATGCTCGTGAAGGTCCGTGTCGACAACCAGACCCGCTCGGCCGTGCTCGAGGCCGTGAACCTCTTCCGTGCGCAGGTCGTCGACGTGGCGACCGACTCGCTCGTCGTCGAGGTCACGGGCGACCCCGGCAAGATCCAGGCCATCCTCCGCGTGCTCGAGCCCTACGGCATCAAGGAGCTCGCCCGCGCCGGCCTGCTCGGCATGGGCCGCGGACCGAAGAGCATCACCGACCGGGTGCGCTGA
- a CDS encoding fumarylacetoacetate hydrolase family protein has translation MKIARFSSKGEDPRYGILDERDLVVLAGDPMYQGFETTGERVPLKEAKLLAPVIPRSKVVGVGLNYAEHASEMDERSGDDPVVFLKPNTTVIGPDDPIRLPAGVGRVDHEGELAIVIGSLAKNVRREDFASVILGYTIANDVTARDLQARDGQWTRAKGFDTFCPLGPAIETEIDPSDIRLETRVDGELRQAASTSEMIHDIPTLIEFVSSIWTLLPGDVILTGTPAGVGEIRDGEVVEVTISGLGSLTNPVIAKH, from the coding sequence GTGAAGATCGCACGGTTCAGCAGCAAGGGTGAGGACCCCCGCTACGGCATCCTCGACGAGCGTGACCTCGTCGTGCTCGCGGGGGACCCGATGTACCAGGGGTTCGAGACCACGGGGGAGCGGGTGCCCCTCAAGGAGGCGAAGCTGCTCGCCCCGGTGATCCCTCGGTCGAAGGTGGTCGGCGTCGGGCTCAACTACGCCGAGCACGCGTCGGAGATGGACGAGCGTTCGGGGGACGACCCCGTGGTGTTCCTCAAGCCGAACACGACCGTGATCGGCCCCGACGACCCGATCCGCCTACCCGCCGGTGTCGGCCGCGTCGACCACGAGGGCGAGCTCGCGATCGTGATCGGTTCGCTCGCGAAGAACGTCCGTCGTGAGGACTTCGCCAGCGTCATCCTCGGCTACACGATCGCGAACGACGTGACCGCCCGAGACCTCCAGGCCCGGGACGGGCAGTGGACCCGGGCGAAGGGCTTCGACACGTTCTGCCCGCTCGGGCCCGCGATCGAGACGGAGATCGACCCGTCGGACATCCGCCTCGAGACCCGCGTGGACGGCGAGCTGCGCCAGGCGGCCTCGACGAGCGAGATGATCCACGACATCCCGACGCTCATCGAGTTCGTCTCGTCGATCTGGACGCTCCTCCCTGGTGACGTCATCCTCACCGGCACGCCCGCCGGCGTCGGGGAGATCCGCGACGGCGAGGTCGTCGAGGTGACGATCTCCGGTCTGGGTTCCCTCACGAACCCGGTCATCGCGAAGCACTGA
- the serA gene encoding phosphoglycerate dehydrogenase, which translates to MPKPVVLIAEELSPATVDALGPDFDVRNVDGTDRPALLSALADANAILVRSATKVDAEAIAAAPNLQVVARAGVGLDNVDIKAATTAGVMVVNAPTSNIISAAELTVGHILSLARHIPAAHASLAGGAWKRSAYTGVELYEKTVGIIGLGRIGALITQRLQAFGVSVIAYDPYVTTARAQQLGVELVSLEDLLRRADFTTIHMPKTPETLGMISDEQFALMKPTAFVVNVARGGLIDEDALRRALTAGTIAGAGLDVFVSEPPQDDALTSLPNVVVTPHLGASTDEAQEKAGVSVAKSVRLALGGELVPDAVNVAGGVIDPYVRPGIPLVEKLGQVFTALATSPVTSIDVEVHGELAGYDVSVLKLAALKGVFTDVVSDQVSYVNAPLIAEQRGVSVRLITDADSPEYRNVLTIRGAQSDGPAISVSGTLTGPKQVEKLVEINGHDVEVPLDRHHVVMEYVDRPGIVAVYGKEFGEAGINIAAMQISREAAGGQALSVLTVDSPVPAEILEHVRSTIDATSLREIDITL; encoded by the coding sequence GTGCCGAAGCCGGTCGTCCTGATCGCCGAAGAACTCTCGCCCGCCACCGTCGACGCCCTCGGGCCCGACTTCGACGTCCGGAACGTGGACGGTACCGACCGCCCAGCGCTCCTGTCCGCCCTCGCCGACGCGAACGCGATCCTGGTGCGGTCCGCCACCAAGGTCGACGCCGAGGCGATCGCCGCGGCCCCGAACCTGCAGGTCGTCGCCCGCGCGGGTGTCGGTCTCGACAACGTCGACATCAAGGCGGCGACGACCGCCGGCGTGATGGTCGTCAACGCGCCGACGTCGAACATCATCTCCGCCGCGGAGCTCACCGTCGGGCACATCCTGTCGCTCGCTCGGCACATCCCGGCCGCGCACGCGTCACTCGCGGGCGGCGCCTGGAAGCGCTCGGCCTACACGGGCGTGGAGCTGTACGAGAAGACGGTGGGCATCATCGGCCTCGGCCGCATCGGTGCGCTCATCACGCAGCGCCTGCAGGCGTTCGGCGTCTCGGTGATCGCGTACGACCCGTACGTGACCACCGCCCGCGCGCAGCAGCTCGGGGTCGAGCTCGTCTCCCTCGAGGACCTGCTCCGTCGCGCGGACTTCACCACGATCCACATGCCGAAGACCCCCGAGACGCTCGGCATGATCTCCGACGAGCAGTTCGCGCTCATGAAGCCGACCGCCTTCGTCGTGAACGTCGCCCGTGGCGGGCTCATCGACGAGGACGCGCTGCGACGTGCCCTCACCGCCGGCACGATCGCGGGCGCCGGTCTCGACGTCTTCGTGTCCGAGCCGCCGCAGGACGACGCACTGACGTCGCTCCCGAACGTGGTCGTGACGCCGCACCTCGGCGCCTCGACCGACGAGGCCCAGGAGAAGGCGGGCGTCTCGGTCGCGAAGTCGGTCCGTCTCGCGCTCGGCGGGGAGCTCGTGCCGGACGCGGTCAACGTCGCCGGTGGCGTCATCGACCCGTACGTCCGCCCGGGCATCCCGCTCGTCGAGAAGCTCGGCCAGGTCTTCACCGCGCTCGCGACCTCCCCGGTGACGAGCATCGACGTCGAGGTCCACGGCGAGCTCGCCGGGTACGACGTCAGTGTGCTCAAGCTCGCGGCGCTCAAGGGCGTGTTCACCGACGTCGTCAGTGACCAGGTGTCGTACGTCAACGCCCCGCTCATCGCGGAGCAGCGCGGCGTCTCGGTCCGGCTCATCACCGACGCCGACAGCCCCGAGTACCGCAACGTGCTCACGATCCGCGGTGCCCAGTCCGACGGGCCGGCGATCAGCGTCTCGGGCACGCTCACCGGCCCGAAGCAGGTCGAGAAGCTCGTCGAGATCAACGGGCACGACGTCGAGGTGCCGCTCGACCGGCACCACGTCGTCATGGAGTACGTCGACCGTCCCGGCATCGTCGCGGTGTACGGCAAGGAGTTCGGCGAAGCCGGCATCAACATCGCCGCGATGCAGATCTCGCGCGAGGCAGCCGGCGGCCAGGCACTCAGCGTGCTGACGGTCGACTCGCCGGTCCCCGCCGAGATCCTCGAGCACGTCCGCTCCACCATCGACGCGACCTCGCTCCGCGAGATCGACATCACGCTGTAG
- a CDS encoding mannitol-1-phosphate 5-dehydrogenase: protein MAVTRRAVHIGAGKIGRGFVGQFLVASGYELTFVDVDERVVSALNEAGRFVVHEVGEMPVEHLVYGFRALNSKSDRERVVQAIAEADVVTTAVGARTLPLVAPVIAEGLAARGTDRGDVTIVACENAFNATDSLHASIRRAPVLEDRDVAAVFANCAIDRIVPDQSGVLGQSGGLDVVLEPFYEWVIERTPFDASDTEPPVIDGVTWVEDLQPFVERKLYTVNTAHATAAYHGYTRGIRLIREALEDREVRAEVDGVLAETTALLIAKHGFDPAEHARYVAANLSRIANPHLPDTTVRVGRNPLRKLGRRERFVGPAAQLAERGLPVDHLLGAIRAALAFDDQDDPESIELHALLRSGATAHALTEILTGLMESHPLFPAVRDVVAAVLETESADV from the coding sequence ATGGCGGTGACGAGACGAGCGGTCCACATCGGCGCCGGCAAGATCGGGCGCGGCTTCGTGGGCCAGTTCCTCGTGGCGAGCGGCTACGAGCTCACCTTCGTCGACGTCGACGAGCGCGTCGTGTCCGCCCTCAACGAAGCCGGCCGCTTCGTGGTGCACGAGGTCGGCGAGATGCCGGTCGAGCACCTCGTCTACGGGTTCCGCGCTCTCAACAGCAAGTCCGACCGCGAACGCGTCGTGCAGGCGATCGCCGAGGCCGACGTCGTCACCACCGCGGTCGGCGCCCGCACCCTGCCGCTCGTCGCCCCCGTCATCGCCGAGGGCCTCGCCGCCCGCGGCACCGACCGCGGCGACGTCACGATCGTCGCGTGTGAGAACGCCTTCAACGCGACGGACTCCCTGCACGCCAGCATCCGACGGGCCCCCGTGCTCGAGGACCGCGACGTCGCAGCCGTGTTCGCGAACTGCGCGATCGACCGCATCGTCCCCGACCAGTCCGGCGTCCTCGGCCAGTCCGGCGGTCTCGACGTCGTGCTCGAGCCCTTCTACGAGTGGGTCATCGAGCGGACCCCGTTCGACGCCTCGGACACCGAACCGCCGGTGATCGACGGCGTGACCTGGGTCGAGGACCTCCAGCCGTTCGTCGAGCGCAAGCTCTACACGGTGAACACCGCGCACGCGACGGCCGCCTACCACGGCTACACCCGCGGCATCCGCCTCATCCGCGAAGCCCTCGAGGACCGTGAGGTCCGCGCCGAGGTCGACGGCGTGCTCGCCGAGACCACCGCACTGCTCATCGCGAAGCACGGGTTCGACCCCGCGGAGCACGCCCGCTACGTCGCTGCGAACCTGTCGCGCATCGCGAACCCGCACCTCCCCGACACCACGGTCCGCGTCGGACGGAACCCGCTCCGCAAGCTCGGGCGGCGGGAACGCTTCGTCGGTCCCGCGGCCCAGCTCGCCGAGCGCGGCCTCCCCGTCGACCACCTGCTCGGAGCGATCCGCGCGGCGCTGGCGTTCGACGACCAGGACGACCCGGAGTCGATCGAGCTCCACGCGCTGCTGCGCTCGGGCGCGACCGCGCACGCGCTGACCGAGATCCTCACCGGTCTGATGGAGAGCCACCCGCTCTTCCCCGCGGTGCGCGACGTCGTCGCGGCCGTACTCGAGACCGAGTCGGCCGACGTCTGA
- a CDS encoding branched-chain amino acid aminotransferase: MSTDTAFGLEFSTTPSPERRAAAEREAILADPGFGKHFTDHMATVSWTLEDGWHDASIHPYGPLTLDPSASVLHYAQEIFEGLKAYRHADGSVWSFRPDANARRFQRSAVRLALPELPVDVFVESIRQLVRTDVDWVPSAPETSLYLRPFMIATESFLGVRAAQAVAYHCIASPAGAYFTSGPKPVSIWLSTTYARAGKGGTGAAKTGGNYASSLLPQQEAYEHGCQQVMFLDSQEGKYLEELGGMNVVLVRSDGTLVTPDSDSILEGITRDSILQLAEDRGLRVERRRVTLDEWRDGVADGSITEAFACGTAAVVTPIAELRGDGFTIGSPTEGAGELTMSLRQELTDIQYGRRPDPHGWMTKLTDAS, from the coding sequence ATGTCGACCGACACCGCCTTCGGGCTCGAGTTCTCCACCACCCCGTCGCCCGAGCGACGCGCCGCCGCCGAGCGTGAGGCGATCCTCGCGGACCCGGGCTTCGGCAAGCACTTCACCGACCACATGGCCACCGTCAGCTGGACGCTCGAGGACGGCTGGCACGACGCGTCGATCCACCCGTACGGTCCGCTCACCCTCGACCCGAGCGCGAGCGTCCTGCACTACGCGCAGGAGATCTTCGAGGGGCTCAAGGCCTACCGGCACGCGGACGGGTCGGTGTGGAGCTTCCGACCGGACGCGAACGCCCGTCGGTTCCAGCGCTCGGCCGTGCGTCTGGCGCTGCCGGAGCTCCCGGTCGACGTGTTCGTCGAGTCGATCCGGCAGCTCGTGCGGACCGACGTCGACTGGGTGCCGTCAGCACCGGAGACGAGCCTGTACCTACGGCCGTTCATGATCGCGACCGAGTCGTTCCTCGGCGTGCGGGCCGCGCAGGCGGTGGCCTACCACTGCATCGCGAGCCCGGCCGGCGCCTACTTCACCTCGGGACCGAAGCCCGTGTCGATCTGGCTCTCGACCACCTACGCCCGTGCCGGCAAGGGCGGGACCGGCGCCGCGAAGACCGGCGGCAACTACGCGTCGTCACTGCTGCCCCAGCAGGAGGCCTACGAGCACGGCTGCCAGCAGGTCATGTTCCTCGACTCGCAGGAGGGCAAGTACCTGGAGGAGCTCGGCGGCATGAACGTCGTCCTCGTGCGGTCGGACGGCACCCTCGTGACGCCGGACTCCGACTCGATCCTCGAGGGCATCACGCGAGACTCGATCCTGCAGCTCGCCGAGGACCGCGGGCTCCGCGTCGAGCGTCGTCGCGTGACCCTCGACGAGTGGCGCGACGGGGTGGCCGACGGCTCGATCACCGAGGCCTTCGCGTGCGGGACCGCCGCCGTGGTGACCCCGATCGCCGAGCTCCGCGGCGACGGCTTCACGATCGGCTCGCCGACCGAGGGTGCCGGCGAGCTGACGATGTCGCTCCGCCAGGAACTCACCGACATCCAGTACGGCCGTCGTCCCGACCCCCACGGGTGGATGACCAAGCTGACCGACGCGTCCTGA
- the ilvC gene encoding ketol-acid reductoisomerase — MTDIVYDADADLTLIQGKKVAVIGYGSQGHAHALNLRDSGVEVKIGLKEGSKSRQKAEEAGFEVLTPADATAWADVVVILAPDQVQRIVYAEDIKPNLKDGATLVFGHGFNIRYGYIEAPEGVDVSLVAPKGPGHTVRREYEAGRGVPVIVAVEVDASGSAWDLAWSYSKAIGGLRSGGIKTTFTEETETDLFGEQAVLCGGTSQLIQYGFETLTEAGYQPQIAYFEVLHELKLIVDLIWEGGLTKQRWSISDTAEFGDYVSGPRVISPEVKENMKAVLKDIQDGTFAKRFIEDQDAGAPEFKALRAKGEGHPIEATGRELRALFAWKSNDADYVDGSAAR; from the coding sequence GTGACTGACATCGTGTACGACGCCGACGCCGACCTGACGCTCATCCAGGGCAAGAAGGTCGCCGTCATCGGCTACGGCTCGCAGGGCCACGCCCACGCCCTCAACCTCCGCGACAGCGGCGTCGAGGTGAAGATCGGCCTCAAGGAGGGCTCGAAGAGCCGCCAGAAGGCCGAAGAGGCCGGCTTCGAGGTCCTCACCCCGGCCGACGCGACCGCCTGGGCCGACGTCGTCGTCATCCTCGCGCCCGACCAGGTGCAGCGCATCGTCTACGCCGAGGACATCAAGCCCAACCTCAAGGACGGCGCCACGCTCGTCTTCGGCCACGGCTTCAACATCCGCTACGGCTACATCGAGGCGCCGGAGGGCGTCGACGTGTCGCTCGTCGCGCCGAAGGGCCCCGGGCACACGGTCCGCCGCGAGTACGAGGCCGGCCGTGGCGTGCCGGTGATCGTCGCCGTCGAGGTCGACGCGTCCGGTTCCGCCTGGGACCTCGCGTGGAGCTACTCGAAGGCCATCGGCGGTCTCCGGTCCGGCGGCATCAAGACGACCTTCACCGAGGAGACCGAGACCGACCTCTTCGGCGAGCAGGCGGTCCTCTGCGGTGGCACCTCGCAGCTCATCCAGTACGGCTTCGAGACCCTGACCGAGGCGGGCTACCAGCCGCAGATCGCCTACTTCGAGGTCCTGCACGAGCTGAAGCTCATCGTCGACCTCATCTGGGAGGGCGGCCTCACGAAGCAGCGCTGGTCCATCTCCGACACCGCCGAGTTCGGCGACTACGTCTCCGGCCCGCGCGTGATCTCGCCCGAGGTCAAGGAGAACATGAAGGCCGTCCTCAAGGACATCCAGGACGGCACTTTCGCCAAGCGCTTCATCGAGGACCAGGACGCCGGCGCACCCGAGTTCAAGGCCCTGCGCGCCAAGGGTGAGGGCCACCCGATCGAGGCCACGGGTCGTGAGCTCCGTGCGCTCTTCGCGTGGAAGTCGAACGACGCCGACTACGTGGACGGCTCGGCCGCGCGGTAG
- a CDS encoding acetolactate synthase large subunit, translating to MPTEATPLSAAAGARRTPEVLTGSGAVLRTLEHLGITDVFGLPGGAIIPFYDELMASTTIRHVLVRHEQGAGHAAEGYASASGRVGVAIATSGPGATNLVTAIADAYMDSVPFIAITGQVFSTLMGTDAFQEADIVGITMPITKHSFLVTDPADIPATLAAAYQIATTGRPGPVLVDITKDAQQKSAPYVWPPRIDLPGYRPVTKAHGKQIAAAAQLLAESERPVLYVGGGVVRSGATAELKAFAEATGAPVVTTLMARGAFPDSHPQHLGMPGMHGTVPAVLGLQDSDLIIALGARFDDRVTGKADEFAPHAKVVHVDIDPAEISKIRFADVPIVGDAKEVLADLLDAWGGIPVADRADTSAWWTKLEQLRKDFPLGYAEPTDGLLAPQAIIRRIGELTGPEAIYASGVGQHQMWSAQFIQYERPHAWLNSGGAGTMGYSVPAAMGAKVAEPDRVVWAIDGDGCFQMTNQELATCVINDIPIKVAVINNSSLGMVRQWQTLFYDGRHSFTDLETGHQSRRVPDFVKLADAYGALGIRVERADQVDDAIKLALETNDRPVVIDFVVSRDSMVWPMVPQGVGNSSIEYARDHAPSWDVEDADMTGDPA from the coding sequence ATGCCCACGGAAGCCACTCCGCTGTCCGCGGCCGCCGGTGCACGCCGGACGCCGGAGGTCCTGACCGGCTCGGGAGCCGTCCTCCGGACGCTCGAGCACCTCGGGATCACCGACGTCTTCGGCCTGCCCGGCGGCGCCATCATCCCCTTCTACGACGAGCTCATGGCGTCCACGACGATCCGCCACGTCCTCGTCCGGCACGAGCAGGGCGCCGGCCACGCCGCCGAGGGCTACGCCTCGGCGTCGGGCAGGGTCGGCGTCGCCATCGCGACGTCCGGCCCCGGCGCGACGAACCTCGTCACCGCCATCGCCGACGCCTACATGGACTCGGTGCCCTTCATCGCGATCACCGGGCAGGTGTTCTCGACCCTGATGGGCACCGACGCCTTCCAGGAAGCCGACATCGTCGGCATCACGATGCCGATCACGAAGCACTCGTTCCTCGTCACCGACCCCGCCGACATCCCGGCGACCCTCGCGGCGGCGTACCAGATCGCCACGACCGGTCGCCCGGGCCCGGTGCTCGTCGACATCACGAAGGACGCCCAGCAGAAGTCGGCGCCCTACGTGTGGCCGCCGAGGATCGACCTGCCCGGCTACCGCCCCGTGACGAAGGCGCACGGCAAGCAGATCGCGGCCGCCGCGCAGCTGCTCGCCGAGTCCGAGCGTCCGGTGCTGTACGTCGGTGGCGGGGTCGTCCGCTCCGGCGCCACCGCCGAGCTCAAGGCGTTCGCCGAGGCCACCGGTGCGCCGGTCGTCACGACGCTCATGGCCCGCGGCGCGTTCCCGGACTCGCACCCGCAGCACCTCGGCATGCCCGGCATGCACGGCACCGTCCCGGCGGTGCTCGGCCTGCAGGACAGCGACCTCATCATCGCCCTCGGCGCCCGGTTCGACGACCGCGTGACGGGCAAGGCCGACGAATTCGCGCCGCACGCCAAGGTCGTGCACGTCGACATCGACCCCGCCGAGATCTCGAAGATCCGCTTCGCCGACGTCCCGATCGTCGGTGACGCGAAGGAGGTGCTGGCCGACCTCCTCGACGCGTGGGGCGGCATCCCCGTCGCCGACCGTGCGGACACGTCCGCCTGGTGGACGAAGCTCGAGCAGCTCCGGAAGGACTTCCCGCTCGGGTACGCGGAGCCGACCGACGGCCTCCTGGCACCGCAGGCGATCATCCGTCGCATCGGCGAACTGACCGGTCCCGAGGCGATCTACGCCTCGGGCGTCGGCCAGCACCAGATGTGGTCCGCACAGTTCATCCAGTACGAGCGTCCGCACGCGTGGCTGAACTCGGGCGGCGCCGGCACGATGGGCTACTCCGTCCCCGCGGCCATGGGCGCGAAGGTCGCCGAGCCGGACCGTGTGGTCTGGGCGATCGACGGCGACGGGTGCTTCCAGATGACGAACCAGGAGCTCGCCACCTGCGTCATCAACGACATCCCGATCAAGGTCGCGGTGATCAACAACTCGTCCCTCGGCATGGTGCGGCAGTGGCAGACGCTGTTCTACGACGGCCGACACTCCTTCACCGACCTCGAGACCGGGCACCAGAGCCGACGGGTCCCTGACTTCGTGAAGCTCGCCGACGCCTACGGTGCCCTCGGCATCCGTGTCGAGCGCGCCGACCAGGTCGACGACGCCATCAAGCTCGCGCTGGAGACGAACGACCGCCCCGTGGTGATCGACTTCGTCGTGAGCCGCGACTCGATGGTCTGGCCGATGGTCCCGCAGGGCGTCGGCAACTCCTCGATCGAGTACGCCCGCGACCACGCGCCCAGCTGGGACGTCGAGGACGCCGACATGACCGGAGACCCCGCATGA
- a CDS encoding 3-isopropylmalate dehydrogenase gives MTQTVKLAVVRGDGIGPEVVDEALKVLHAVLPDDLVVEETAFSLGADRFLATGDILTDDDLAAIATHDAILLGAVGGDPRDPRLAGGIIERGLLLKLRFAFDHYVNLRPTVVYPTVTTPLSSPGDVDFVVVREGTEGPYVGNGGAIRVGTPHEIATEVSLNTAHGVERVVRYAFDLADRRPRKHLTLVHKSNVLVNAGALWQRTVAAVGAEYPDVAVDYQHVDAVTIHMVQDPARFDVIVTDNLFGDIITDLAGAISGGIGLAASGNINPDGTFPSMFEPVHGSAPDIAGQQKADPTAAILSVALLLDHLGRSDLASAVTRAVEADLADRGTTQRRTAEVGDAVAAAVTARTTTA, from the coding sequence ATGACGCAGACCGTGAAGCTCGCCGTCGTCCGCGGGGACGGCATCGGACCCGAGGTCGTCGACGAGGCGTTGAAGGTCCTGCACGCCGTCCTGCCGGACGACCTCGTGGTCGAGGAGACCGCGTTCTCGCTCGGCGCCGACCGGTTCCTCGCGACCGGCGACATCCTCACCGACGACGACCTCGCGGCGATCGCGACGCACGACGCGATCCTGCTCGGTGCGGTCGGCGGTGACCCGCGCGACCCGCGGCTCGCCGGCGGCATCATCGAGCGCGGTCTGCTGCTGAAGCTCCGCTTCGCGTTCGACCACTACGTGAACCTCCGGCCCACCGTCGTGTACCCGACCGTGACGACCCCGTTGTCGTCGCCCGGGGACGTCGACTTCGTGGTGGTGCGCGAGGGGACCGAGGGGCCGTACGTGGGCAACGGCGGTGCGATCCGCGTCGGGACGCCCCACGAGATCGCCACCGAGGTGTCGCTGAACACGGCGCACGGCGTCGAGCGGGTCGTCCGGTACGCGTTCGACCTCGCCGACCGGCGGCCGCGGAAGCACCTCACGCTCGTGCACAAGAGCAACGTGCTCGTCAACGCGGGTGCGCTCTGGCAGCGCACCGTCGCGGCGGTCGGCGCGGAGTACCCGGACGTCGCGGTCGACTACCAGCACGTCGACGCCGTCACCATCCACATGGTGCAGGACCCTGCTAGGTTCGACGTCATCGTCACCGACAACCTCTTCGGCGACATCATCACCGACCTGGCCGGCGCGATCAGCGGCGGCATCGGTCTGGCGGCCTCGGGCAACATCAACCCGGACGGCACCTTCCCCAGCATGTTCGAGCCGGTCCACGGTTCCGCGCCGGACATCGCGGGTCAGCAGAAGGCCGATCCCACGGCCGCCATCCTCTCCGTCGCCCTGCTGCTCGACCACCTCGGTCGCAGCGACCTCGCGTCGGCGGTCACCCGGGCGGTCGAGGCGGACCTCGCGGACCGGGGTACCACGCAGCGTCGCACCGCCGAGGTCGGCGACGCCGTCGCCGCCGCGGTCACGGCACGCACCACCACCGCCTGA